The following are encoded in a window of Ignicoccus islandicus DSM 13165 genomic DNA:
- a CDS encoding chromatin protein Cren7 — translation MAKKKRDATICPKCGTKVEPIKTWQLVSPMPDSKGRITITIMGSFQCPNCGHKWRGVVSKIKIGGGEIEVKGKKIKEPEPVQEEPEVIELDLDELDVSDEEIEKALKSK, via the coding sequence ATGGCTAAGAAGAAGAGAGACGCTACAATATGTCCGAAGTGTGGTACTAAGGTAGAGCCTATCAAGACTTGGCAACTGGTCTCTCCCATGCCCGACTCGAAGGGAAGAATAACAATAACGATAATGGGAAGCTTCCAATGTCCTAACTGTGGGCACAAGTGGAGGGGCGTAGTTAGTAAGATAAAGATCGGGGGAGGAGAGATCGAAGTAAAAGGGAAGAAGATAAAGGAACCAGAGCCAGTACAAGAAGAGCCTGAAGTGATAGAGCTCGACCTGGATGAGCTGGACGTAAGCGATGAGGAAATAGAGAAAGCACTTAAGTCAAAGTAA
- a CDS encoding DUF61 family protein: MNDRELIKLTISDFATINQSVPKEQIPLLRALRGEREVPLKDGTVHLMDEDDLQRLSNAIPSWLRWLVKVPIVLSYNPETGALSVMGDQWQEEAVRNVLGLERDEKLKFYHLDKLVMELGSLVFVIFAVDLREVISSKGVENE; encoded by the coding sequence ATGAACGATAGAGAGCTCATAAAGCTGACTATAAGCGACTTCGCTACGATAAATCAATCCGTTCCTAAGGAACAAATTCCCTTACTTAGAGCGCTAAGAGGGGAAAGGGAGGTTCCCTTAAAGGACGGAACGGTCCACTTAATGGACGAAGACGACCTACAGAGGCTCTCCAACGCCATCCCTTCTTGGCTCAGATGGCTAGTTAAGGTTCCCATAGTTCTAAGCTATAACCCCGAAACCGGGGCTTTGAGCGTCATGGGAGACCAATGGCAAGAAGAGGCAGTAAGGAACGTTCTTGGACTCGAACGAGACGAAAAACTTAAATTTTACCATTTGGATAAGCTAGTTATGGAACTGGGTTCACTAGTGTTCGTAATATTTGCGGTGGATCTCCGCGAGGTGATTTCCTCCAAGGGTGTTGAAAATGAATAG
- a CDS encoding helix-turn-helix domain-containing protein: MNRKFVKDVLSLIGDKGVLINGKASDIVVKREGRIFAVIAERNASRIKRGKVGVLNALAKAIDAIPLIVSEKMGSEKLLEDVIYERFDTPVASPETLNKLLSGDKIYIRKHKSAFVVSVNPKELKRKRVESGMSLGALADYLGVSKKSVYDYERGESKVSVDVAVKLVELFGEEVLEEVNFNEFEGVIEPCEPHSPIEAKLLDRTEGVHVPKGNVHVGKEREFVAVVPHGDEELQWFGEASKMIDKKAFAVGFEDLPKDLEGGNVEIARDIEEFVRLLREGKERDGRQRSA, encoded by the coding sequence ATGAATAGGAAGTTCGTTAAGGACGTTTTATCTCTAATTGGAGACAAAGGCGTATTAATTAATGGCAAGGCCTCGGACATAGTGGTCAAAAGAGAAGGGAGGATCTTCGCTGTAATAGCTGAAAGGAACGCCTCTAGGATTAAGAGAGGTAAAGTAGGAGTACTGAACGCTTTGGCAAAAGCAATAGACGCCATTCCACTGATAGTAAGCGAGAAAATGGGTTCCGAGAAATTATTGGAGGACGTCATTTACGAGAGGTTCGATACGCCGGTAGCTTCCCCGGAGACCTTGAATAAACTATTGTCTGGTGATAAAATATACATAAGGAAACACAAGTCGGCTTTCGTCGTTAGCGTGAACCCGAAGGAGCTCAAGCGGAAGAGAGTTGAGAGCGGGATGAGCTTGGGCGCCCTAGCCGACTACTTAGGGGTTAGCAAGAAGTCCGTATACGATTACGAAAGGGGGGAGAGCAAGGTAAGCGTGGACGTTGCGGTGAAGCTCGTGGAGCTGTTCGGCGAGGAAGTACTAGAGGAGGTGAACTTCAATGAATTCGAAGGAGTAATAGAGCCTTGCGAGCCGCATAGCCCAATTGAGGCCAAATTACTTGATAGGACCGAAGGCGTACACGTACCCAAAGGTAACGTCCACGTAGGGAAAGAGAGGGAGTTCGTAGCAGTTGTTCCACACGGCGACGAGGAATTGCAGTGGTTCGGGGAAGCTAGTAAAATGATAGACAAGAAGGCCTTCGCAGTAGGCTTCGAAGACTTACCCAAGGACCTGGAGGGAGGCAACGTCGAAATTGCTAGAGATATAGAGGAGTTCGTAAGGCTCTTAAGGGAAGGGAAGGAAAGAGATGGACGTCAGAGAAGCGCTTAG
- a CDS encoding RIO1 family regulatory kinase/ATPase has protein sequence MDVREALSVISKEDLEILYALEKYSNRYEFVPLEVLEKSTRLPLHVLERSLYKLNSLKIIKRQSASFLGYRLTIVAYDVLAIVSLMKKGYLDKLGEKLGVGKESDVYLGITPSGKEVAVKFHRVGRTSFRHVARHRSYKLESSWLLQSKVSAQREFAALRELSSVGAKVPEPIARSRHVVVTELIKGAVELSEKPPLKDPLKAFQDVIETIDKAYNEVGIVHGDLSEYNVIVNPETSEAYVIDWPQYVERDHPRAKELLRRDVDYVVKFFRKTYSIPVETEEVYEAIVKR, from the coding sequence ATGGACGTCAGAGAAGCGCTTAGCGTTATATCTAAGGAGGACTTAGAAATACTTTACGCTTTGGAGAAGTACTCAAATAGGTATGAGTTCGTTCCTCTAGAAGTCTTGGAGAAGTCTACCCGGTTACCCCTTCACGTTTTAGAAAGGAGCTTGTACAAGCTAAACTCTTTGAAGATAATAAAGAGACAGTCCGCTTCGTTCCTAGGCTACAGACTGACCATAGTAGCCTACGACGTACTGGCAATAGTCTCGTTAATGAAAAAGGGGTACTTAGATAAGTTGGGAGAGAAGCTGGGCGTCGGAAAGGAGAGCGACGTCTACCTTGGAATAACTCCAAGTGGAAAGGAAGTGGCCGTTAAGTTCCACAGAGTTGGGAGAACTAGCTTCAGGCACGTGGCTAGACACAGGAGCTATAAGCTAGAGAGTTCGTGGCTCTTGCAATCGAAGGTCTCAGCGCAAAGGGAGTTCGCCGCGCTAAGGGAGCTTTCCTCGGTAGGCGCGAAGGTCCCCGAGCCGATAGCTAGAAGTAGGCACGTAGTGGTAACTGAGCTGATTAAGGGCGCAGTAGAGCTCTCAGAGAAGCCTCCCTTAAAGGATCCATTGAAAGCGTTCCAAGACGTCATTGAAACGATCGATAAAGCCTATAACGAGGTGGGTATCGTTCACGGTGACTTAAGCGAGTACAACGTTATAGTAAATCCCGAGACTTCCGAAGCTTACGTAATAGATTGGCCCCAATACGTTGAAAGGGATCATCCAAGAGCGAAGGAACTATTAAGGAGAGACGTAGACTACGTGGTAAAGTTCTTCAGAAAGACTTATTCGATTCCTGTAGAGACGGAGGAAGTTTACGAAGCAATAGTAAAGCGGTAG
- a CDS encoding archaellin/type IV pilin N-terminal domain-containing protein has protein sequence MKALRKGVSPVIATLLLILIAVAAAVLLYTWVGSLSANVAGSQVTGKTLTVIQATWAMGDYRDGTGAGFKVDYPVLIISFKAPPAAVGGAGAGQNLVTIDNVDVIYAGRILCHYAAFLQSTDDQHTGSTAGGLQSYGIAFAGFGGQTAGQLDGNDQLPPGGIVLAFANTQGVGAKGQVTDADLTDGITAPTGTTTAYIYATDGTNTYTTDSFATIVAGVWEVTYPSTNKVETNFKSTNAVIRYDRWTGSTLNVAYHDGTNAQQRAIDTFDLAKVGQDDWSLVIWCQKVNPNVMDNVDIRLQFQDGSTWETTVPLTVQ, from the coding sequence ATGAAGGCCCTAAGGAAGGGAGTTTCCCCGGTTATAGCGACCCTACTGCTAATACTCATCGCCGTCGCAGCTGCCGTCTTGCTCTACACTTGGGTAGGTAGCCTGAGCGCCAACGTGGCTGGAAGCCAAGTGACCGGAAAGACCCTAACTGTAATACAAGCTACTTGGGCAATGGGTGATTATCGTGACGGTACCGGCGCAGGATTCAAGGTCGACTACCCAGTACTAATAATATCCTTCAAGGCTCCACCGGCTGCTGTAGGCGGCGCTGGAGCTGGTCAAAACCTAGTAACCATCGACAACGTAGACGTAATTTACGCTGGTAGGATACTCTGCCACTACGCAGCCTTCCTACAAAGCACAGACGACCAGCATACAGGTAGTACTGCTGGAGGATTGCAATCCTACGGTATTGCGTTCGCCGGATTTGGTGGCCAAACCGCAGGTCAGCTAGACGGCAACGATCAACTACCTCCGGGAGGTATAGTATTAGCCTTTGCGAACACGCAAGGAGTTGGTGCTAAAGGTCAAGTAACTGATGCAGATCTAACGGATGGAATTACTGCACCCACTGGCACTACCACCGCATACATCTATGCAACAGATGGTACCAACACTTACACTACCGACTCGTTTGCGACCATAGTAGCTGGTGTCTGGGAAGTGACTTACCCAAGCACTAACAAGGTAGAGACCAACTTCAAGAGTACTAACGCTGTGATAAGGTACGATAGGTGGACTGGCAGTACCCTAAATGTAGCATACCATGACGGTACCAACGCCCAACAAAGAGCAATTGACACTTTCGACCTAGCCAAGGTCGGCCAAGACGACTGGAGCTTAGTAATATGGTGCCAGAAGGTCAATCCCAACGTAATGGATAATGTTGACATTAGGCTACAATTCCAAGACGGCAGCACTTGGGAGACCACTGTACCTCTAACTGTACAGTAA
- the aroE gene encoding shikimate dehydrogenase — MKYKTFAVIGKPIEHSLSPLLHSISFELMGIRAWYTKVEVGKEELGEFMRTAPKLFTGINVTIPLKEEVTKYLDEVRGVAREVGAVNTVKFEGGKAIGYNTDVEGVRKAVSTQIEPKGLRVAIIGAGGAARAAVVAFYKDNEVTIFNRTEERGRKLAEEFGVEFQPLSNYELIKEFDLVVNATPVGLGGRGVPIPPEALREGQVVMDMVYNPLLTPLLRNALLKGCKVVDGLKMLVIQGLESEVIWLGLAPTWEKVYSKLLAKLAQNREN; from the coding sequence TTGAAGTACAAAACTTTCGCAGTTATTGGGAAACCTATAGAACATAGTCTATCTCCCTTACTCCATTCGATTTCATTCGAACTCATGGGGATAAGGGCGTGGTACACTAAGGTCGAAGTGGGAAAGGAGGAGTTAGGCGAGTTTATGAGAACGGCTCCGAAGCTCTTCACCGGAATTAACGTAACTATACCGCTGAAAGAGGAAGTAACGAAGTACTTGGACGAAGTAAGGGGCGTTGCGAGGGAAGTAGGCGCCGTTAATACGGTTAAGTTCGAGGGAGGCAAGGCCATAGGCTACAACACGGACGTAGAGGGAGTTAGGAAAGCAGTTTCTACCCAAATAGAACCTAAAGGGCTTAGAGTCGCGATTATAGGGGCCGGGGGAGCGGCGAGGGCGGCAGTAGTCGCCTTCTACAAGGACAATGAAGTAACTATATTTAATAGAACGGAAGAGAGGGGTAGGAAGTTAGCAGAGGAATTCGGCGTCGAATTTCAGCCTCTCTCTAATTACGAATTAATTAAGGAATTCGATCTGGTGGTGAACGCCACTCCAGTAGGCCTAGGGGGGAGGGGCGTACCAATACCTCCGGAAGCCTTGAGGGAGGGCCAAGTGGTAATGGACATGGTGTACAACCCCCTACTAACCCCCCTCTTGAGGAATGCCTTGTTAAAGGGCTGCAAAGTAGTAGACGGGCTGAAAATGTTGGTAATTCAAGGCTTGGAAAGCGAGGTTATATGGCTTGGACTTGCACCGACTTGGGAGAAGGTTTACTCTAAGTTGCTAGCTAAATTAGCTCAAAATCGCGAAAACTGA